A single Chaetodon trifascialis isolate fChaTrf1 chromosome 18, fChaTrf1.hap1, whole genome shotgun sequence DNA region contains:
- the zbtb47b gene encoding zinc finger and BTB domain-containing protein 47 has protein sequence MLIVEKTTDFPSAEFSLVEDVALHFTCLMDRLNEQRLFQPDLCDVDIVLVRQHNTFPAHKGVLAAYSPFFHSLFAQSKQLRRVDLSLDALTSQGLQQILNFIYTSKLLVSSRTVRDVLNAATLLQMSDIAASCRDLISSHSLRTTCADMANQEGLGSGDPAAVAMPPSQLYSEIKQESELGRVYKREGSSPFSVRVEEAGKAASQQKQYYQKEDGSGGGGSTGVAALCKVESNGDESKTADGHTSFNRDQIIVEVNLNNQTLNVSKGSEGKSATASETATIFGHCHDNDRDSEDDEENEVENDDTVGEEDDDDLRRGDVLGHSSEEDDEEEDEEEEENTLNIPGLEQPAMMDRPRRGTRAFAMAGTTASMRQTLTEATLANQRQGGKRTLDTEGLGQKVRLEEKQHFPCKKCPRVFNNRWYLEKHMNVTHNRMQICNNCGKRFLLESELLLHQQTDCEKSIQCVTCGKAFKKLWSLHEHNKIVHGYAEKKFSCEICEKKFYTMAHVRKHMVAHTKDMPFTCETCGKSFKRSMSLKVHSLQHSGEKPFKCENCSERFQYKYQLRSHMSIHIGHKQFMCQWCGKDFNMKQYFDEHMKTHTGEKPYICEICGKSFTSRPNMKRHRRTHTGEKPYPCEVCGQRFRFSNMLKAHREKCFRVSNPMVTDGSNPLGLDQPLASPAVDSSSQVQLGAALPATSVTTPAAASSPHPLHGTQLSLPLLHSMGGLPPTPHLPPPPPLFSAGRMNSNN, from the exons CTCATAGTGGAGAAGACCACAGACTTCCCCTCTGCTGAGTTCTCTCTGGTGGAGGATGTGGCTCTGCACTTCACCTGTTTGATGGACAGGCTGAACGAGCAGCGCCTCTTCCAGCCTGACCTGTGTGACGTCGACATCGTTCTGGTGCGTCAGCACAACACCTTTCCAGCCCACAAGGGCGTGCTGGCGGCCTACAGCCCTTTCTTCCACTCTCTTTTTGCCCAAAGCAAACAGCTGCGGCGGGTGGACCTGTCGCTGGACGCCCTGACCTCACAGGGCCTGCAGCAAATCCTCAACTTCATTTACACCTCCAAACTGCTGGTGAGCAGCCGCACTGTCCGCGACGTGCTCAACGCCGCTACCCTGCTTCAGATGAGCGACATCGCAGCCTCCTGTCGCGACCTCATCAGCAGCCACTCGCTGAGAACCACCTGCGCAGATATGGCCAATCAGGAAGGGCTCGGTAGTGGTGACCCAGCTGCTGTAGCGATGCCCCCCAGCCAGCTGTACTCAGAGATCAAACAGGAGTCAGAGCTGGGGAGGGTGTACAAGAGGGAAGGCAGCAGCCCGTTCTCTGTTAGAGTGGAGGAGGCAGGCAAGGCGGCCTCCCAGCAGAAGCAGTATTACCAGAAAGAGGACGGGTCAGGGGGCGGGGGGAGCACAGGTGTGGCTGCTCTGTGCAAAGTTGAGAGCAATGGAGATGAGTCAAAAACCGCTGATGGCCACACCTCCTTCAACAGAGACCAGATCATTGTTGAAGTCAACCTCAACAACCAGACCCTGAATGTGTCCAAGGGATCAGAGGGCAAATCAGCGACTGCCTCCGAGACGGCCACCATCTTTGGTCACTGCCATGACAACGACAGAGATTCAGAGGACGATGAGGAGAACGAGGTGGAGAATGATGACACGGTTGGAGAAGAGGATGACGATGACTTGAGGAGGGGGGACGTACTGGGgcacagcagtgaggaggacgatgaggaggaagacgaggaagaggaggagaacaccCTAAACATTCCAGGCTTGGAGCAGCCGGCCATGATGGATCGACCTCGTCGGGGCACCAGAGCCTTTGCCATGGCGGGTACAACTGCCTCCATGCGGCAGACACTCACAGAGGCCACGCTGGCCAACCAGCGGCAGGGCGGGAAGAGGACGCTGGACACAGAGGGCCTGGGCCAGAAGGTGAGGctggaggaaaagcagcatttcCCATGTAAGAAGTGCCCTCGCGTCTTCAACAACCGTTGGTACCTGGAAAAACACATGAACGTCACTCACAACCGCATGCAGATCTGCAATAACTGTGGGAAACGCTTCCTGCTGGAGagcgagctgctgctgcaccaacAGACCGACTGTGAGAAGAGCATCCAG TGTGTTACATGTGGCAAGGCCTTCAAAAAGCTGTGGTCGCTACACGAACATAACAAGATCGTCCATGGATACGCCGAGAAGAAGTTCTCCTGCGAGATCTGTGAGAAGAAGTTTTACACCATGGCTCACGTCAGGAAGCACATGGTCG ccCATACGAAGGACATGCCATTCACCTGTGAGACGTGCGGGAAGTCGTTCAAGCGCAGCATGTCCCTGAAGGTTCACTCTCTGCAGCATTcaggagagaaacccttcaAGTGTGAG AACTGCAGCGAGCGCTTCCAGTACAAATACCAGCTGCGCTCCCACATGAGCATCCACATCGGACACAAGCAGTTCATGTGCCAGTGGTGTGGAAAGGACTTCAACATGAAGCAGTACTTTGACgaacacatgaagacacacactg GAGAGAAGCCGTACATCTGTGAGATCTGTGGGAAGAGCTTCACGAGCCGGCCCAACATGAAGCGCCACCGCCGCACCCACACCGGGGAGAAGCCGTACCCCTGCGAGGTGTGCGGCCAACGCTTCCGCTTCTCCAACATGCTCAAGGCCCACAGGGAGAAATGCTTCCGCGTCAGCAACCCCATGGTCACTGACGGCAGCAACCCCCTCGGCCTCGACCAGCCCCTGGCCTCGCCCGCTGTGGACTCTTCCAGTCAGGTGCAGTTGGGGGCGGCGCTTCCGGCCACGTCTGTGACCACACCCGCTGCTGCCTCTagcccccaccccctccatggAACCCAGCTGTCTCTCCCCTTGCTGCACTCCATGGGCGGGCTGCCTCCCACCCCTCATTTACCCCCGCCGCCTCCCCTGTTCTCTGCTGGTAGGATGAACTCCAACAACTAA